A stretch of the Sulfurospirillum sp. UCH001 genome encodes the following:
- a CDS encoding ABC transporter ATP-binding protein, which produces MIVLHEVCKQFMQGDEEAHALKKISLEIKKGECVVLKGSSGSGKSTLLSLIAGLMQPSSGTISVDGKEISKLPESFSAQLRRKNIGFIFQKFHLISHLSALENVIAPLIPENLSPNSLEEKAKAVMEQCGIAHKAKMRVNRLSGGEQQRVAIARALVNNPSIILADEPTANLDETLSMALIAEFETLKQQGVTQLIATHDPLFFEVPFVDRIIEIKNGEMIL; this is translated from the coding sequence ATGATAGTCCTTCACGAAGTATGCAAACAGTTTATGCAAGGAGATGAAGAAGCACATGCCCTTAAAAAGATCTCTTTAGAGATTAAAAAAGGTGAATGCGTGGTGCTTAAAGGCTCAAGCGGTAGTGGAAAGAGTACCTTACTTTCCCTTATTGCTGGACTCATGCAACCAAGCAGTGGAACAATCAGTGTGGATGGTAAAGAGATCTCTAAATTGCCTGAATCCTTTAGCGCACAGCTTAGACGAAAGAATATTGGATTTATCTTCCAAAAATTTCATCTCATATCTCACCTTTCAGCCCTTGAGAATGTGATAGCCCCACTGATCCCTGAAAATCTCTCCCCCAATAGCTTAGAAGAGAAAGCTAAGGCTGTTATGGAGCAGTGCGGTATTGCGCATAAAGCAAAGATGCGGGTGAACCGTCTCTCAGGCGGTGAACAACAACGTGTTGCCATTGCAAGAGCATTGGTCAATAACCCTTCCATTATTCTTGCGGATGAGCCAACGGCGAACCTTGATGAAACACTCTCCATGGCATTAATCGCAGAATTTGAAACGCTTAAACAACAAGGCGTAACACAACTGATCGCAACGCATGATCCGCTCTTTTTTGAGGTACCCTTTGTAGATCGTATTATTGAAATAAAAAATGGTGAGATGATCTTATGA
- a CDS encoding ABC transporter permease has translation MSFKPNFLLLDYAIRSLMRRFGKSFFIFFILSLLIFVLASVLMIADAIKLELNTTLRTLPQITLQRFIAGKQSDVPLERVEALLDIEGITTITPRVWGYYYFKPAGVNFSIVGIDAYEEQYSKTLSNLTQHFDIKLLEKENGMIIGEGVKKILEENYYTDFFNFITSEGKWQRVHIAGVFHSDLALESNDLILLPKKLVYAIFGMDEHKATDIIVKVANIKEIATIVQKINERYPDMRTITQDDIRVSYQNIFDYKSGFFLALFSICAFAFFIIIYDKTSGLSSEEKREIGILKAIGWSSDDILKEKFYESFTLSLSAFLLGVTGSLFYVYALQAPLLRNLFMGYSALKPSFALPFSVDGSMLVLLFLLSVPIYIAATLIPAWRASTLDADEVMR, from the coding sequence GTGTCTTTTAAACCTAACTTTCTACTGCTTGATTATGCCATTCGCTCTTTAATGCGTCGTTTTGGTAAAAGCTTTTTCATCTTCTTTATCTTAAGTCTGCTGATTTTTGTACTTGCTTCGGTTTTGATGATCGCCGATGCCATAAAACTAGAGCTAAATACCACCCTTAGAACCTTACCTCAAATTACCTTGCAGCGTTTTATCGCAGGGAAACAAAGTGATGTGCCCTTAGAGCGCGTAGAAGCGCTCTTAGATATAGAAGGTATTACCACCATTACACCACGTGTATGGGGGTACTACTACTTTAAACCAGCAGGGGTGAACTTCTCTATAGTCGGTATAGATGCGTATGAAGAGCAGTACTCAAAGACACTCTCTAACCTCACACAGCATTTCGATATCAAGCTTCTGGAAAAAGAGAATGGAATGATTATAGGCGAGGGTGTTAAAAAGATTTTAGAGGAGAATTATTACACCGATTTTTTTAATTTCATCACGAGTGAGGGTAAATGGCAAAGAGTCCATATCGCGGGTGTCTTTCACTCCGATCTTGCCTTAGAATCGAATGATCTTATTCTTCTTCCTAAAAAATTGGTGTATGCTATTTTTGGGATGGATGAGCATAAAGCGACCGATATCATCGTAAAAGTTGCCAATATCAAAGAGATCGCTACTATCGTGCAAAAAATCAATGAACGCTACCCCGATATGAGAACCATCACCCAAGATGACATTAGGGTGAGTTACCAGAATATTTTTGATTATAAAAGCGGCTTCTTCCTAGCGCTCTTTAGTATCTGTGCCTTTGCCTTTTTTATCATTATCTATGATAAAACCAGTGGACTCAGCTCTGAAGAGAAGAGAGAAATTGGTATTTTAAAAGCCATTGGATGGAGCAGTGATGACATTTTAAAAGAGAAGTTTTATGAAAGCTTCACACTCTCATTAAGCGCTTTCTTGCTTGGGGTAACAGGATCACTGTTTTATGTGTACGCCCTGCAAGCTCCCCTTCTTAGAAATCTTTTTATGGGCTATTCTGCACTCAAACCCTCTTTTGCGCTTCCCTTTAGTGTAGATGGTTCAATGCTGGTTTTACTCTTTTTACTCAGTGTGCCCATTTATATTGCAGCGACCCTCATTCCCGCATGGAGAGCTTCAACACTTGATGCTGACGAGGTGATGCGATGA
- a CDS encoding LysE family transporter encodes MQLDIWLTMLVASILISVSPGAGAVVSMNYGLKYGLKRSYAAIMGLQMGLFAQTFVVVIGLGSLIMSSLLLFNIIKWIGVIYLVFLGVMKFIEKPHLPEDTANIKAFSASKAFIQATLINLTNIKATVFLVAFIPQFLNPNEPLLGQFVIICATLIGVDIIVMTGYSSLASKLKHVIKSVRAIQIQNRLTGAFLLLAAFFISTAKRA; translated from the coding sequence ATGCAACTTGATATTTGGTTAACGATGCTTGTCGCATCCATTTTGATTAGTGTCTCTCCAGGAGCGGGTGCAGTGGTTTCAATGAACTACGGACTTAAATACGGATTAAAACGCTCATACGCTGCTATTATGGGACTTCAAATGGGTCTTTTTGCACAAACATTTGTTGTTGTCATCGGACTTGGTTCACTCATTATGAGCTCTCTACTTCTTTTCAACATCATCAAATGGATTGGTGTGATTTACTTGGTCTTTTTAGGCGTTATGAAATTCATTGAAAAGCCACATTTACCTGAAGACACGGCGAATATCAAGGCATTTTCAGCCTCTAAAGCGTTTATTCAAGCCACGCTTATTAACCTTACCAACATCAAAGCAACCGTCTTTTTGGTAGCATTCATTCCCCAATTCTTAAATCCAAATGAGCCACTTTTAGGGCAATTTGTGATCATCTGTGCCACACTTATTGGAGTAGATATTATCGTGATGACAGGCTATAGCTCTTTAGCATCTAAGCTCAAACATGTCATCAAATCCGTTCGTGCTATTCAAATTCAAAACAGACTAACAGGTGCTTTTTTGCTCTTGGCGGCCTTTTTTATCTCAACTGCCAAACGTGCTTAA